Proteins from one Triticum aestivum cultivar Chinese Spring chromosome 7A, IWGSC CS RefSeq v2.1, whole genome shotgun sequence genomic window:
- the LOC123146866 gene encoding uncharacterized protein isoform X1, with translation MATAVASQPRHFTLGGEPRAAICAASTSKICTLDKVYGFRFVCRSVVDLRSQKFHSQISKRKCYLTSSPSEFEKIILSARWLEFRRQRIAFQRTRRWVHSIPLASQDDGSGVSVNGVPQVDPASQMKEIRVELDKALQNEDISTGLVQSIHDAARSIELAFLDHSKSSINSWFPKMWLGVDNNAWIKSLSYQAAVSSLLQAVIDVSSRGNGRDRDINVFVQRSLSRLLSSLDGVIQNELARREPSLYQWYSSNQNPLVVRTFVNTFENDRRFNSATAICSEGKPMDTSESDLSLLVLGLFCLAAITKLGSAKVSCQQFFSMVPDIIGRFMDMLLEFVPISKAYTLTKDIGLQREFLCNFGPRAAVPKFANDHGLEISFWIDLVQKQLLRALDREKIWSRLTTSETIEVLEKDLAIFGFFIALGRSTQVYLSSKSHTDSNDSINSIVRYLIGGSVLYYPQLSSISSYQLYVEVVCEELEWLPFYYEDVPTPIVNTEGRKEMPKRELISRVLNVCTYWMTSFIKYSSWLENPLNVKAARFLSKGHAMLRDCMTELDIAKNNMPKDRSFQESGVLVDATELASIDKSLESVEEALVKLENLLQELHLSSTNSGKEDLKADLEMIRRLKKEAEFLEASFRAKAEYLEADTISRVLPPAGEGEHGKTGSMVNEVLTPQKPVNRMENNRRPFWDIFGMTSGRKIVPAQQAVDQDASAAKVDQIDMESNDIRRFEQLRRELIELERRVQKSTDGAKKEEFQETEVPDETMSPSESAPPLSGPSGSVIKKENVITKSVEKVKESTTIVLQGTQLLAIDTGAAMGLLKRSLIGEELTQKEKQALQRTLTDLASVVPIGILMLLPVTAVGHAAILAFIQRYVPSMIPSTYGPERLDLLRQLEEVKEMKLPEGSSEDISDAIGLRGDQVK, from the exons ATGGCGACCGCCGTGGCGTCGCAGCCGCGACACTTCACCCTCGGCGGCGAGCCGAGGGCAGCCATCTGCGCAGCCAG CACATCAAAGATTTGCACCCTGGACAAAGTATATGGATTCAGGTTCGTATGCAGAAGTGTTGTTGATCTAAGGAGTCAAAAATTCCATTCCCAAATTTCTAAGAGAAAGTGCTATTTAACAAGTTCACCATCGGAATTTGAGAAGATCATTTTGAGTGCTAGATGGTTAGAATTTAGGAGACAGAGGATAGCCTTTCAGAGAACTAGAAGGTGGGTTCACAGTATTCCATTGGCTTCTCAAGATGATGGCAGTGGTGTGTCTGTTAATGGAGTACCACAAGTTGATCCAGCAAGTCAAATGAAGGAAATAAGGGTGGAATTGGATAAAGCATTGCAAAATGAAGACATAAGCACTGGCCTTGTCCAATCAATACATGATGCTGCGAGATCTATTGAATTGGCTTTCCTTGATCACAGCAAATCATCAATAAACTCTTGGTTCCCAAAGATGTGGCTTGGTGTCGATAACAATGCATGGATAAAATCACTGTCTTACCAG GCTGCTGTTAGCTCGTTACTGCAAGCAGTTATCGATGTTTCATCAAGGGGGAACGGCAGAGATAGAGATATTAATGTATTTGTTCAAAGGAG TTTATCCCGCCTTCTCAGCTCTCTAGATGGTGTTATACAGAATGAATTGGCTAGAAGGGAACCTTCATTATATCAGTGGTATTCATCTAATCAAAATCCATTGGTGGTGAGGACATTTGTGAACACTTTTGAAAATGATCGACGATTTAATTCTGCAACAGCAAT ATGCAGCGAAGGCAAGCCAATGGATACTAGTGAAAGTGAcctttctttgcttgtgcttggtcTGTTCTGTCTTGCTGCTATTACGAAGCTAGGATCAGCAAAAGTTTCTTGTCAGCAGTTTTTCTCCATGGTCCCTGATATTATTGGCCGATTCATGGATATGCTTCTTGAATTCGTTCCTATAAGTAAAGCGTATACCTTGACGAAAGATATTGGTCTTCAGAGAGAATTCTTGTGCAATTTTGGTCCTCGTGCTGCTGTTCCTAAGTTTGCTAATGATCATGGACTTGAGATATCATTTTGGATTGATCTGGTTCAGAAACAATTACTAAGGGCTCTTGATCGTGAAAAGATATGGTCAAGACTGACAACAAGTGAAACTATTGAG GTTTTGGAAAAGGACCTAGCGATATTTGGTTTTTTCATTGCTTTAGGCAGAAGTACACAAGTATACCTGTCTTCCAAAAGTCATACAGATTCAAATGATTCTATCAATAGTATTGTAAG GTACCTTATTGGTGGGAGCGTCCTATATTATCCACAGTTGTCCTCGATTAGTTCTTATCAGTTGTATGTGGAG GTTGTTTGTGAAGAGCTTGAGTGGCTTCCATTTTACTATGAAGATGTGCCAACGCCAATAGTTAATACTGAAGGCAGAAAAGAAATGCCTAAAAGAGAACTGATATCAAGGGTGCTAAATGTCTGCACTTATTGGATGACTAGTTTTATAAAGTATAGCTCATGGCTTGAGAACCCCTTAAATGTAAAGGCAGCACGATTCCTATCTAAGGG GCATGCCATGTTGAGGGACTGCATGACTGAGCTTGACATAGCAAA AAATAATATGCCTAAAGACCGAAGTTTTCAAGAAAGTGGAGTATTGGTTGATGCGACTGAGCTAGCTTCCATTGACAAG TCACTTGAAAGTGTTGAGGAAGCTTTGGTTAAGTTAGAAAATTTGCTTCAAGAATTGCATCTTTCCAGTACCAACTCTGGTAAGGAGGATCTAAAGGCTGATCTAGAAATGATCAGAAGACTGAAGAAGGAAGCAGAATTTCTTGAGGCTTCCTTTCGAGCAAAAGCAGAATATCTGGAG GCTGATACTATTAGCAGAGTGTTACCTCCTGCTGGCGAGGGAGAACACGGAAAGACGGGCAGCATGGTTAATGAGGTTTTAACACCACAAAAACCAGTAAATAG GATGGAGAACAATCGTCGTCCGTTTTGGGACATTTTTGGTATGACTTctggaaggaaaattgtgccagcACAACAAGCTGTGGATCAGGAT GCTTCTGCTGCCAAGGTGGATCAAATAGACATGGAGTCAAATGACATCCGCCGCTTCGAACAGTTGAGACGTGAGTTGATTGAGTTAGAAAGGAGAGTGCAGAAGAGTACAGATGGTGCTAAAAAAGAGGAG TTCCAGGAAACGGAGGTTCCAGATGAAACAATGAGCCCTTCTGAGTCAGCACCCCCTCTGTCAGGGCCTTCTGGTTCAGTAATCAAGAAAGAAAATGTTATTACAAAATCGGTAGAGAAAGTTAAGGAGAGTACAACG ATTGTGTTGCAAGGGACACAGCTCTTAGCAATTGATACAGGAGCTGCTATGGGTTTACTGAAAAGATCTCTTATTGGGGAGGAACTAACTCAGAAGGAGAAGCAGGCTCTTCAGAGAACCCTGACAGATTTGGCATCTGTCGTTCCAATAGGAATACTCATGCTTCTACCA
- the LOC123146866 gene encoding uncharacterized protein isoform X4: MATAVASQPRHFTLGGEPRAAICAASTSKICTLDKVYGFRFVCRSVVDLRSQKFHSQISKRKCYLTSSPSEFEKIILSARWLEFRRQRIAFQRTRRWVHSIPLASQDDGSGVSVNGVPQVDPASQMKEIRVELDKALQNEDISTGLVQSIHDAARSIELAFLDHSKSSINSWFPKMWLGVDNNAWIKSLSYQAAVSSLLQAVIDVSSRGNGRDRDINVFVQRSLSRLLSSLDGVIQNELARREPSLYQWYSSNQNPLVVRTFVNTFENDRRFNSATAICSEGKPMDTSESDLSLLVLGLFCLAAITKLGSAKVSCQQFFSMVPDIIGRFMDMLLEFVPISKAYTLTKDIGLQREFLCNFGPRAAVPKFANDHGLEISFWIDLVQKQLLRALDREKIWSRLTTSETIEVLEKDLAIFGFFIALGRSTQVYLSSKSHTDSNDSINSIVRYLIGGSVLYYPQLSSISSYQLYVEVVCEELEWLPFYYEDVPTPIVNTEGRKEMPKRELISRVLNVCTYWMTSFIKYSSWLENPLNVKAARFLSKGHAMLRDCMTELDIAKNNMPKDRSFQESGVLVDATELASIDKSLESVEEALVKLENLLQELHLSSTNSGKEDLKADLEMIRRLKKEAEFLEASFRAKAEYLEASAAKVDQIDMESNDIRRFEQLRRELIELERRVQKSTDGAKKEEFQETEVPDETMSPSESAPPLSGPSGSVIKKENVITKSVEKVKESTTIVLQGTQLLAIDTGAAMGLLKRSLIGEELTQKEKQALQRTLTDLASVVPIGILMLLPVTAVGHAAILAFIQRYVPSMIPSTYGPERLDLLRQLEEVKEMKLPEGSSEDISDAIGLRGDQVK; this comes from the exons ATGGCGACCGCCGTGGCGTCGCAGCCGCGACACTTCACCCTCGGCGGCGAGCCGAGGGCAGCCATCTGCGCAGCCAG CACATCAAAGATTTGCACCCTGGACAAAGTATATGGATTCAGGTTCGTATGCAGAAGTGTTGTTGATCTAAGGAGTCAAAAATTCCATTCCCAAATTTCTAAGAGAAAGTGCTATTTAACAAGTTCACCATCGGAATTTGAGAAGATCATTTTGAGTGCTAGATGGTTAGAATTTAGGAGACAGAGGATAGCCTTTCAGAGAACTAGAAGGTGGGTTCACAGTATTCCATTGGCTTCTCAAGATGATGGCAGTGGTGTGTCTGTTAATGGAGTACCACAAGTTGATCCAGCAAGTCAAATGAAGGAAATAAGGGTGGAATTGGATAAAGCATTGCAAAATGAAGACATAAGCACTGGCCTTGTCCAATCAATACATGATGCTGCGAGATCTATTGAATTGGCTTTCCTTGATCACAGCAAATCATCAATAAACTCTTGGTTCCCAAAGATGTGGCTTGGTGTCGATAACAATGCATGGATAAAATCACTGTCTTACCAG GCTGCTGTTAGCTCGTTACTGCAAGCAGTTATCGATGTTTCATCAAGGGGGAACGGCAGAGATAGAGATATTAATGTATTTGTTCAAAGGAG TTTATCCCGCCTTCTCAGCTCTCTAGATGGTGTTATACAGAATGAATTGGCTAGAAGGGAACCTTCATTATATCAGTGGTATTCATCTAATCAAAATCCATTGGTGGTGAGGACATTTGTGAACACTTTTGAAAATGATCGACGATTTAATTCTGCAACAGCAAT ATGCAGCGAAGGCAAGCCAATGGATACTAGTGAAAGTGAcctttctttgcttgtgcttggtcTGTTCTGTCTTGCTGCTATTACGAAGCTAGGATCAGCAAAAGTTTCTTGTCAGCAGTTTTTCTCCATGGTCCCTGATATTATTGGCCGATTCATGGATATGCTTCTTGAATTCGTTCCTATAAGTAAAGCGTATACCTTGACGAAAGATATTGGTCTTCAGAGAGAATTCTTGTGCAATTTTGGTCCTCGTGCTGCTGTTCCTAAGTTTGCTAATGATCATGGACTTGAGATATCATTTTGGATTGATCTGGTTCAGAAACAATTACTAAGGGCTCTTGATCGTGAAAAGATATGGTCAAGACTGACAACAAGTGAAACTATTGAG GTTTTGGAAAAGGACCTAGCGATATTTGGTTTTTTCATTGCTTTAGGCAGAAGTACACAAGTATACCTGTCTTCCAAAAGTCATACAGATTCAAATGATTCTATCAATAGTATTGTAAG GTACCTTATTGGTGGGAGCGTCCTATATTATCCACAGTTGTCCTCGATTAGTTCTTATCAGTTGTATGTGGAG GTTGTTTGTGAAGAGCTTGAGTGGCTTCCATTTTACTATGAAGATGTGCCAACGCCAATAGTTAATACTGAAGGCAGAAAAGAAATGCCTAAAAGAGAACTGATATCAAGGGTGCTAAATGTCTGCACTTATTGGATGACTAGTTTTATAAAGTATAGCTCATGGCTTGAGAACCCCTTAAATGTAAAGGCAGCACGATTCCTATCTAAGGG GCATGCCATGTTGAGGGACTGCATGACTGAGCTTGACATAGCAAA AAATAATATGCCTAAAGACCGAAGTTTTCAAGAAAGTGGAGTATTGGTTGATGCGACTGAGCTAGCTTCCATTGACAAG TCACTTGAAAGTGTTGAGGAAGCTTTGGTTAAGTTAGAAAATTTGCTTCAAGAATTGCATCTTTCCAGTACCAACTCTGGTAAGGAGGATCTAAAGGCTGATCTAGAAATGATCAGAAGACTGAAGAAGGAAGCAGAATTTCTTGAGGCTTCCTTTCGAGCAAAAGCAGAATATCTGGAG GCTTCTGCTGCCAAGGTGGATCAAATAGACATGGAGTCAAATGACATCCGCCGCTTCGAACAGTTGAGACGTGAGTTGATTGAGTTAGAAAGGAGAGTGCAGAAGAGTACAGATGGTGCTAAAAAAGAGGAG TTCCAGGAAACGGAGGTTCCAGATGAAACAATGAGCCCTTCTGAGTCAGCACCCCCTCTGTCAGGGCCTTCTGGTTCAGTAATCAAGAAAGAAAATGTTATTACAAAATCGGTAGAGAAAGTTAAGGAGAGTACAACG ATTGTGTTGCAAGGGACACAGCTCTTAGCAATTGATACAGGAGCTGCTATGGGTTTACTGAAAAGATCTCTTATTGGGGAGGAACTAACTCAGAAGGAGAAGCAGGCTCTTCAGAGAACCCTGACAGATTTGGCATCTGTCGTTCCAATAGGAATACTCATGCTTCTACCA
- the LOC123146866 gene encoding uncharacterized protein isoform X2 encodes MATAVASQPRHFTLGGEPRAAICAASTSKICTLDKVYGFRFVCRSVVDLRSQKFHSQISKRKCYLTSSPSEFEKIILSARWLEFRRQRIAFQRTRRWVHSIPLASQDDGSGVSVNGVPQVDPASQMKEIRVELDKALQNEDISTGLVQSIHDAARSIELAFLDHSKSSINSWFPKMWLGVDNNAWIKSLSYQAAVSSLLQAVIDVSSRGNGRDRDINVFVQRSLSRLLSSLDGVIQNELARREPSLYQWYSSNQNPLVVRTFVNTFENDRRFNSATAICSEGKPMDTSESDLSLLVLGLFCLAAITKLGSAKVSCQQFFSMVPDIIGRFMDMLLEFVPISKAYTLTKDIGLQREFLCNFGPRAAVPKFANDHGLEISFWIDLVQKQLLRALDREKIWSRLTTSETIEVLEKDLAIFGFFIALGRSTQVYLSSKSHTDSNDSINSIVRYLIGGSVLYYPQLSSISSYQLYVEVVCEELEWLPFYYEDVPTPIVNTEGRKEMPKRELISRVLNVCTYWMTSFIKYSSWLENPLNVKAARFLSKGHAMLRDCMTELDIAKNNMPKDRSFQESGVLVDATELASIDKSLESVEEALVKLENLLQELHLSSTNSGKEDLKADLEMIRRLKKEAEFLEASFRAKAEYLEADTISRVLPPAGEGEHGKTGSMVNEVLTPQKPVNRMENNRRPFWDIFGMTSGRKIVPAQQAVDQDASAAKVDQIDMESNDIRRFEQLRRELIELERRVQKSTDGAKKEEFQETEVPDETMSPSESAPPLSGPSGSVIKKENVITKSVEKVKESTTIVLQGTQLLAIDTGAAMGLLKRSLIGEELTQKEKQALQRTLTDLASVVPIGILMLLPVSISFGFVPSEHVTWGQTYKRRGCHPAPPQSSSEITPIQDGTALGNPPD; translated from the exons ATGGCGACCGCCGTGGCGTCGCAGCCGCGACACTTCACCCTCGGCGGCGAGCCGAGGGCAGCCATCTGCGCAGCCAG CACATCAAAGATTTGCACCCTGGACAAAGTATATGGATTCAGGTTCGTATGCAGAAGTGTTGTTGATCTAAGGAGTCAAAAATTCCATTCCCAAATTTCTAAGAGAAAGTGCTATTTAACAAGTTCACCATCGGAATTTGAGAAGATCATTTTGAGTGCTAGATGGTTAGAATTTAGGAGACAGAGGATAGCCTTTCAGAGAACTAGAAGGTGGGTTCACAGTATTCCATTGGCTTCTCAAGATGATGGCAGTGGTGTGTCTGTTAATGGAGTACCACAAGTTGATCCAGCAAGTCAAATGAAGGAAATAAGGGTGGAATTGGATAAAGCATTGCAAAATGAAGACATAAGCACTGGCCTTGTCCAATCAATACATGATGCTGCGAGATCTATTGAATTGGCTTTCCTTGATCACAGCAAATCATCAATAAACTCTTGGTTCCCAAAGATGTGGCTTGGTGTCGATAACAATGCATGGATAAAATCACTGTCTTACCAG GCTGCTGTTAGCTCGTTACTGCAAGCAGTTATCGATGTTTCATCAAGGGGGAACGGCAGAGATAGAGATATTAATGTATTTGTTCAAAGGAG TTTATCCCGCCTTCTCAGCTCTCTAGATGGTGTTATACAGAATGAATTGGCTAGAAGGGAACCTTCATTATATCAGTGGTATTCATCTAATCAAAATCCATTGGTGGTGAGGACATTTGTGAACACTTTTGAAAATGATCGACGATTTAATTCTGCAACAGCAAT ATGCAGCGAAGGCAAGCCAATGGATACTAGTGAAAGTGAcctttctttgcttgtgcttggtcTGTTCTGTCTTGCTGCTATTACGAAGCTAGGATCAGCAAAAGTTTCTTGTCAGCAGTTTTTCTCCATGGTCCCTGATATTATTGGCCGATTCATGGATATGCTTCTTGAATTCGTTCCTATAAGTAAAGCGTATACCTTGACGAAAGATATTGGTCTTCAGAGAGAATTCTTGTGCAATTTTGGTCCTCGTGCTGCTGTTCCTAAGTTTGCTAATGATCATGGACTTGAGATATCATTTTGGATTGATCTGGTTCAGAAACAATTACTAAGGGCTCTTGATCGTGAAAAGATATGGTCAAGACTGACAACAAGTGAAACTATTGAG GTTTTGGAAAAGGACCTAGCGATATTTGGTTTTTTCATTGCTTTAGGCAGAAGTACACAAGTATACCTGTCTTCCAAAAGTCATACAGATTCAAATGATTCTATCAATAGTATTGTAAG GTACCTTATTGGTGGGAGCGTCCTATATTATCCACAGTTGTCCTCGATTAGTTCTTATCAGTTGTATGTGGAG GTTGTTTGTGAAGAGCTTGAGTGGCTTCCATTTTACTATGAAGATGTGCCAACGCCAATAGTTAATACTGAAGGCAGAAAAGAAATGCCTAAAAGAGAACTGATATCAAGGGTGCTAAATGTCTGCACTTATTGGATGACTAGTTTTATAAAGTATAGCTCATGGCTTGAGAACCCCTTAAATGTAAAGGCAGCACGATTCCTATCTAAGGG GCATGCCATGTTGAGGGACTGCATGACTGAGCTTGACATAGCAAA AAATAATATGCCTAAAGACCGAAGTTTTCAAGAAAGTGGAGTATTGGTTGATGCGACTGAGCTAGCTTCCATTGACAAG TCACTTGAAAGTGTTGAGGAAGCTTTGGTTAAGTTAGAAAATTTGCTTCAAGAATTGCATCTTTCCAGTACCAACTCTGGTAAGGAGGATCTAAAGGCTGATCTAGAAATGATCAGAAGACTGAAGAAGGAAGCAGAATTTCTTGAGGCTTCCTTTCGAGCAAAAGCAGAATATCTGGAG GCTGATACTATTAGCAGAGTGTTACCTCCTGCTGGCGAGGGAGAACACGGAAAGACGGGCAGCATGGTTAATGAGGTTTTAACACCACAAAAACCAGTAAATAG GATGGAGAACAATCGTCGTCCGTTTTGGGACATTTTTGGTATGACTTctggaaggaaaattgtgccagcACAACAAGCTGTGGATCAGGAT GCTTCTGCTGCCAAGGTGGATCAAATAGACATGGAGTCAAATGACATCCGCCGCTTCGAACAGTTGAGACGTGAGTTGATTGAGTTAGAAAGGAGAGTGCAGAAGAGTACAGATGGTGCTAAAAAAGAGGAG TTCCAGGAAACGGAGGTTCCAGATGAAACAATGAGCCCTTCTGAGTCAGCACCCCCTCTGTCAGGGCCTTCTGGTTCAGTAATCAAGAAAGAAAATGTTATTACAAAATCGGTAGAGAAAGTTAAGGAGAGTACAACG ATTGTGTTGCAAGGGACACAGCTCTTAGCAATTGATACAGGAGCTGCTATGGGTTTACTGAAAAGATCTCTTATTGGGGAGGAACTAACTCAGAAGGAGAAGCAGGCTCTTCAGAGAACCCTGACAGATTTGGCATCTGTCGTTCCAATAGGAATACTCATGCTTCTACCAGTGAGTATTTCTTTCGGATTTGTACCTTCTGAACATGTTACATGGGGGCAGACATATAAGCGTCGTGGTTGCCACCCGGCGCCTCCACAGTCTAGTTCAGAGATAACACCAATACAAGATGGAACCGCTCTTGGTAATCCTCCAGATTAG
- the LOC123146866 gene encoding uncharacterized protein isoform X3, with protein sequence MATAVASQPRHFTLGGEPRAAICAASTSKICTLDKVYGFRWLEFRRQRIAFQRTRRWVHSIPLASQDDGSGVSVNGVPQVDPASQMKEIRVELDKALQNEDISTGLVQSIHDAARSIELAFLDHSKSSINSWFPKMWLGVDNNAWIKSLSYQAAVSSLLQAVIDVSSRGNGRDRDINVFVQRSLSRLLSSLDGVIQNELARREPSLYQWYSSNQNPLVVRTFVNTFENDRRFNSATAICSEGKPMDTSESDLSLLVLGLFCLAAITKLGSAKVSCQQFFSMVPDIIGRFMDMLLEFVPISKAYTLTKDIGLQREFLCNFGPRAAVPKFANDHGLEISFWIDLVQKQLLRALDREKIWSRLTTSETIEVLEKDLAIFGFFIALGRSTQVYLSSKSHTDSNDSINSIVRYLIGGSVLYYPQLSSISSYQLYVEVVCEELEWLPFYYEDVPTPIVNTEGRKEMPKRELISRVLNVCTYWMTSFIKYSSWLENPLNVKAARFLSKGHAMLRDCMTELDIAKNNMPKDRSFQESGVLVDATELASIDKSLESVEEALVKLENLLQELHLSSTNSGKEDLKADLEMIRRLKKEAEFLEASFRAKAEYLEADTISRVLPPAGEGEHGKTGSMVNEVLTPQKPVNRMENNRRPFWDIFGMTSGRKIVPAQQAVDQDASAAKVDQIDMESNDIRRFEQLRRELIELERRVQKSTDGAKKEEFQETEVPDETMSPSESAPPLSGPSGSVIKKENVITKSVEKVKESTTIVLQGTQLLAIDTGAAMGLLKRSLIGEELTQKEKQALQRTLTDLASVVPIGILMLLPVTAVGHAAILAFIQRYVPSMIPSTYGPERLDLLRQLEEVKEMKLPEGSSEDISDAIGLRGDQVK encoded by the exons ATGGCGACCGCCGTGGCGTCGCAGCCGCGACACTTCACCCTCGGCGGCGAGCCGAGGGCAGCCATCTGCGCAGCCAG CACATCAAAGATTTGCACCCTGGACAAAGTATATGGATTCAG ATGGTTAGAATTTAGGAGACAGAGGATAGCCTTTCAGAGAACTAGAAGGTGGGTTCACAGTATTCCATTGGCTTCTCAAGATGATGGCAGTGGTGTGTCTGTTAATGGAGTACCACAAGTTGATCCAGCAAGTCAAATGAAGGAAATAAGGGTGGAATTGGATAAAGCATTGCAAAATGAAGACATAAGCACTGGCCTTGTCCAATCAATACATGATGCTGCGAGATCTATTGAATTGGCTTTCCTTGATCACAGCAAATCATCAATAAACTCTTGGTTCCCAAAGATGTGGCTTGGTGTCGATAACAATGCATGGATAAAATCACTGTCTTACCAG GCTGCTGTTAGCTCGTTACTGCAAGCAGTTATCGATGTTTCATCAAGGGGGAACGGCAGAGATAGAGATATTAATGTATTTGTTCAAAGGAG TTTATCCCGCCTTCTCAGCTCTCTAGATGGTGTTATACAGAATGAATTGGCTAGAAGGGAACCTTCATTATATCAGTGGTATTCATCTAATCAAAATCCATTGGTGGTGAGGACATTTGTGAACACTTTTGAAAATGATCGACGATTTAATTCTGCAACAGCAAT ATGCAGCGAAGGCAAGCCAATGGATACTAGTGAAAGTGAcctttctttgcttgtgcttggtcTGTTCTGTCTTGCTGCTATTACGAAGCTAGGATCAGCAAAAGTTTCTTGTCAGCAGTTTTTCTCCATGGTCCCTGATATTATTGGCCGATTCATGGATATGCTTCTTGAATTCGTTCCTATAAGTAAAGCGTATACCTTGACGAAAGATATTGGTCTTCAGAGAGAATTCTTGTGCAATTTTGGTCCTCGTGCTGCTGTTCCTAAGTTTGCTAATGATCATGGACTTGAGATATCATTTTGGATTGATCTGGTTCAGAAACAATTACTAAGGGCTCTTGATCGTGAAAAGATATGGTCAAGACTGACAACAAGTGAAACTATTGAG GTTTTGGAAAAGGACCTAGCGATATTTGGTTTTTTCATTGCTTTAGGCAGAAGTACACAAGTATACCTGTCTTCCAAAAGTCATACAGATTCAAATGATTCTATCAATAGTATTGTAAG GTACCTTATTGGTGGGAGCGTCCTATATTATCCACAGTTGTCCTCGATTAGTTCTTATCAGTTGTATGTGGAG GTTGTTTGTGAAGAGCTTGAGTGGCTTCCATTTTACTATGAAGATGTGCCAACGCCAATAGTTAATACTGAAGGCAGAAAAGAAATGCCTAAAAGAGAACTGATATCAAGGGTGCTAAATGTCTGCACTTATTGGATGACTAGTTTTATAAAGTATAGCTCATGGCTTGAGAACCCCTTAAATGTAAAGGCAGCACGATTCCTATCTAAGGG GCATGCCATGTTGAGGGACTGCATGACTGAGCTTGACATAGCAAA AAATAATATGCCTAAAGACCGAAGTTTTCAAGAAAGTGGAGTATTGGTTGATGCGACTGAGCTAGCTTCCATTGACAAG TCACTTGAAAGTGTTGAGGAAGCTTTGGTTAAGTTAGAAAATTTGCTTCAAGAATTGCATCTTTCCAGTACCAACTCTGGTAAGGAGGATCTAAAGGCTGATCTAGAAATGATCAGAAGACTGAAGAAGGAAGCAGAATTTCTTGAGGCTTCCTTTCGAGCAAAAGCAGAATATCTGGAG GCTGATACTATTAGCAGAGTGTTACCTCCTGCTGGCGAGGGAGAACACGGAAAGACGGGCAGCATGGTTAATGAGGTTTTAACACCACAAAAACCAGTAAATAG GATGGAGAACAATCGTCGTCCGTTTTGGGACATTTTTGGTATGACTTctggaaggaaaattgtgccagcACAACAAGCTGTGGATCAGGAT GCTTCTGCTGCCAAGGTGGATCAAATAGACATGGAGTCAAATGACATCCGCCGCTTCGAACAGTTGAGACGTGAGTTGATTGAGTTAGAAAGGAGAGTGCAGAAGAGTACAGATGGTGCTAAAAAAGAGGAG TTCCAGGAAACGGAGGTTCCAGATGAAACAATGAGCCCTTCTGAGTCAGCACCCCCTCTGTCAGGGCCTTCTGGTTCAGTAATCAAGAAAGAAAATGTTATTACAAAATCGGTAGAGAAAGTTAAGGAGAGTACAACG ATTGTGTTGCAAGGGACACAGCTCTTAGCAATTGATACAGGAGCTGCTATGGGTTTACTGAAAAGATCTCTTATTGGGGAGGAACTAACTCAGAAGGAGAAGCAGGCTCTTCAGAGAACCCTGACAGATTTGGCATCTGTCGTTCCAATAGGAATACTCATGCTTCTACCA